CCCGGTCATGAGAATCACGGTAAGCAGGAGCACAGAGACAGCGCCGGCGAAGGTCGCGATCTGGACCAGCCCTACCAATGCGTCCCCGTAGACGGTGAACGCCACTCCGAGGGTGATTGACGCGTAGAAGAGCCCGATGAGGGAGACCGACACCTTCTTCGAGAAGAGGGCCACGAGCACTGTGCCCACTAGGACCGCGGATATGGCCAGGGAGAGCAGCACGCTAGCCAAGGGTCAGCGCCTTCTTCATGACCAGCGACTCTTTCTTGAAGACGGAGAGCTCGAAGTTGTGGGTGAGGGATAGGGCCCCGAACCTGCAGTCGTCCACGCACTGGCCGCATGAAATGCAGGTGTATAGGTCGAAGGACGGCCGCCTGATGTCCACTTCCCTCTCGCCGATTTTCTTCTTCCCCACGGGGACCATGGTGATTACCTGAGCGGGGCAGACGATTTCGCAGATGCTGCATCCAGTGCACTTGACCGGGTCGATGTCCAGCTTTCCCCGGAATCTCTGCGTGACCACCTTGTCCCCGAAGGGATACTCTTCGGTGACAGGCTTCTCGAGGGCCGTGCGGAACATTTCGCCGAGGGCCTTCCCCACTTTCATTCTTGACATTGGGTCACCTGAACGAGACCAGGATCGCCAGGGCGAGCTGGGCAAGGGCCAGGGGAGTCAAGATGGTCCAGAATACCCGGGCCGCCTGGTCTATTCTAATCCGGGCCAGGGCCGTCCTTATCGCGAATATCAGGAAACCTACTGCGAAGAGCTTCGCGAGGAAGTACACTGTGTACCAGAAGGACTGGACGGTCGGGTCTGCGCTGAGCACGGGCCCCCCGGGACCGCCCAGGAAGAGGCTAACGGCCAGGGCCGAGAGGAAGACGTAGCTGAGGCTCTTGGTGAGCTTCACGTAGGCCAGGGTGTTGCCGGAGAACTCCGTCATCCACCCTCCGACTATCTCTGTCTTTGCACTAGGGATGTCGAAGGGGGGCTTCTCGAGTTCGGCCAGGGAGGAAAGGATGAAGACGCCGAAGGCCACGGGAGCGAGGAAGACATACCACAGCGAGGCCTGGGCGCTGGCTATCCCCTGGATCGAAAGGCTCCGGGCCAGTATCGCAGGGGTGATCATCGAAAGTATGAGCGGGACTTCGTAGCTCGTGTACTGGACCACGAGCCGCCCTATGGCGATGGTGGAGTACCTGCCCGCCGAGGCGTAGCCCAGCATGGTGGCCATCAGGGTCGAGAGGGAAAGGACGAAGAGGATGAAGAGCAGGTCGAGGGGGTGGTAGAGGACCGCCTGGTATCCAAGAACGGGGACGAATACGATGCCTATCGCCGGGGCTGCAAAGTAGATTGAAGGACCCCAGCGAAGGACGAACTCGTCCGCCTCGGCTGGGATTATCTCCTCCTTGGCAGCCAGTTTGAAAAAATCTGCCACAGGCTGGAAGATGCCGAAGGGGCCTGCGACCAGGGGACCCACTCTCCCCTGCATGCGGGCGACCGTCTTCCTCTCCAGCCATTCGAACAGGAACGCGAGCCAGACGAAGAAAGTCAGGCCCGGGAACAGGAGTAGCTGGACGACCTGTAGGGGGTTCAACCCTTCATCCTCCTGTAATATTCGATGCCGTAGTTTCGCAGCTCCTCCCCCCCGACAGACCATTCCTTCCCCTTGCCCACGTCCAGGACCGAGACCCTGTCCATGCAGCCGAAGCACGGGTCCATGCCGGTGAGGACAACGGGCACGTCGGCGAGGGTCTGGCCCTTCAGCATCTCAGTGGCGGTGAGGAGGTTGGCCATGGTGGGAGTCCTGATCTTCACCCGCTCCGGACCGCTTCCACCTCCGGACCTCACGAAGTAGAAGAGCTCACCTCTGGGCGCTTCGACGTGGAGGGTGGATTCCCCCCGAGGGACCGCTCTCGGGATGCTCACCTTGAAGGGACCGGAGGGGAGCTTCTCCATCGCCTCCATTACAAGGCGGCAGGACTCCCTGACTTCGCGGAGCCGGAGCGTCAGGAGCGAAGCGATGTCGCCCGCGCTGTCCGTCTGCACCCTGGGCACGACCTCGTCGTAGGCTGCGTAGGGGTCTTCGACCCTCACGTCTCGCGAAATGCCGGTGCACCGGAGGAGGGGTCCCACTGGGGAAAGCCTCCTGGCGGCGTCCTGGGTGATCTTGCCCACTCCCCTGGTCCTCACGGCAAGGGTCTCCTCCGTCTGGACCAGCTCAGTGTAGTAGTCGACCCTCCGCTCGATGTAACGTAGTTCCGTCCGAAGTTTGTCTGCAATACCATCCGGGAGGTCCATCCGGACTCCCCCGAAGGTGGAGTACGACTTGTGGACCCTGTTGCCGGTGATCGCCTCGGTCAGGTCGAGGACGTGCTCGCGGTCCTTCCAGACCCACATGAACAGGGTGTCTATCCCCGCCCAGTGCCCGACGAGCCCGAGCCAGAGTAGATGCGAGTGGATCCGCTCGAGCTCGGCGACAATCACTCTGATGTACTTTGCCCGTTTCGGGACCTCGAATTGAGTAAGAGCTTCTACCCCCTGGGTGTAGCCGAGGCTGTGGGCGAAGCTGCAGATGCCGCAGATCCGCTCGAAGAGGTAGATGTTTTTCACCCAGGTCCTCTCCTGGGCTGCTCGCTCGATCCCCCGATGGACGTAGCCGATCCTAGGGATGACACCGACAATCCTTTCGCCCTCGAGGATGAGCTTGAAGTATTCAGGCTCCTTCAGCGAAGGGTGGACAGGGCCGAAGGGCATCATGCTCTCTGGAGAGTACTCCATGAGCCCCGCGCTCGTCTCCTTGCGCTGCGCGGGTGGATTCCCTTCACTCAAGCCCCATCATCCTCCTGATCTTCTCTGGGTTGGCTTCCCTCCGCAGCGGGGGAGGGGCGTCAGCAGGATAGTTGTCCGGGAGCAACAGCCTCTTGCCGAGGTAGGGGTTCCCCTCGAAGGCGACGCCTAGCAGGTCCTGGATCTCAGCTTCGTACAATACGGCAGACGGTAGGTCGCTCGAGACGGACGCCAGCTTCGCCTGGGTCTTCGGCACGGAGGTCCGAACCACCGCGAACTTCCTTCCCTGCCAGAATTGATACAGCAGCGCTATCGTTTCCCCCTCGTCTATGCCTGTGATGGTGCTGAGGTGGTAGAGGCCGGGTACGGACGAGACAGCCAGGCACGCCTCCCTGACCCTTTCCGGACTGACGTTGATCGTCGTGGTCCTCCGCTCCTCGACGATCTTCCCGCCGAGTCTGGCGGCGATGGCCGCCATTGGGTCACCTGGCAATTTCGATACCTCCTTCGACTTCGTCCGCTGGCCCACCGAGGACCAGCTTCATGATCCCGTAGATTATCGCCTCAGGCCTGGGCGGGCAACCGGGGATGTAGAGGTCCACCGGAACCGCGGAGTCGATTCCATTTCCGACGTTGTAGCAGTCCTTCATGACGCCTCCGCCCAGGGCGCAGGCGCCGATCGCCACGACGTGCTTCGGTTCGGGCATCTGGTCGTAGACAGTCTTGAGGCGGTCTTTCATCAGGGGGTTGAGGGTCCCTGTTACCAGGAGGACGTCTGCGTGCCTCGGGCTCGGGACCAGCTCAACGCCAAGCCTCTCGGCATCGTAGCGCGGGGTAAGCGAGGCAAGTATCTCGATGTCGCATCCGTTGCAGGAGGCCGCGTTGACGTGGAAGACCCAGATGGACCTCTTTCGCGCCCACTGGGTCAGGCCGGACCTAAAACTCGCCACCTCCGACCGAGATGAACCACCAGACTGTCACCGTCAGGACGCTCCCGCCTCCTACGAGGAAGAGAAGCGGGTAGAAGCTCGAGACTGCGGTGAACGACCCGGCGAGGATCAGGACGAACGCTTCGACTACCAAGAACAACACTGCGAAGACGAAGAGGTCGGACTTGTAGAGCCCCCTGGCAGGGATGGACTCTTCCCCCCCGGAGAAGGGCTGGTACCTCGCACCCTGCCCTGAGGACCGCTTTCCGAGTCGACCGACGATAAAGAAGACGATGATGTCAGCCACTACGATGATTACGGGACCTAGGAGGGCGTCGGTGAAGTCGGTCATTTTGCCTTCCTCGCAATCCCGGCTACGGCGGCGATGAGCCTCTTGCTCGAGGACTCGACAGGATCCGAGAGGCTCTCTCCGACGTCCACCAACCCTGACTGGATGCCGACGACGAAGGTGTCCGAAGTTCTCTCCGCCAATCCCGGGATGAGTCTGAGGGGGATGTTGTGCGTAGCGAAGAAACCGAACTTCGTGTCGTTGAGGGAAGCGCAGATTATTGCGCCCGCTTTCCTCCCTGCCTCCACGGCGTCGAAGATGACGATTCTCTCGCCCTTCGATGCGAGGGCCGAGAGGACCCGCTCGGGGCTCATCGACGGCTGGTGGATCTGAATTGTTGGCCCTGGGGAAGGACCCAGGATGCGCAGGAGCTCGGAGACGACTCGAAGACCGACGGCATCATCCTGCTTGATCGGGTTGCCGATTCCCACGAGGTTGACCTTCTTGCTCCCGTCGAGCATTTCAGAGAGTTGAAGGAGCCAGCCGTCGTCGTTACCCATCATGGTTCCTGCTGGGTCGCCTACTCGACCGCGATTAGTTTCGCCTCCAAGCCTTCCTGCACCCGCAGAGAGGAGCCGCAATCGGGGCACGCGAACGCCGGGTCGATGCCGTGTTCGTGCCTTTCTAGTTTCAGCCTCCCCGTGAATCCGCACCTTGGGCATTCGACCGAGCCCTTCGTGAAGCGCACCTGGAGCTTTGCCGTTTCCACCCTCGTTCCCTTCGAGAGGACCGCGAACGCCGACGTCAGAGACTCCCTGGTTAGCCCCAGCATCTCGCCGACCTCCACTCTGATCACCAGTGGGCCCCTCTTCCTTCCCCTCGTCTCCTCGAGCACCGACTGCAGTATCTTGTCTGCGAAGACGTACTCGTGCAATGAATGCAACCAAGCCTCGGATGTTATTTAGACTGTCGCAGATGGAGGTATGAATGGTCGGGAGCTCTCGCACATCTGTCGGGAAGTAGATGGTCGAAGCATTCATGATTCATTCGTTTTTGGCCGAATTGCGTCCCTGTTTAAGAGGACGGGTCGTTTCTTACTGTTGAGAATCGTCTCTTCAGGAACCCAGGTCTGTCAGGAATTTCTTGTTGGCCTCGACGGTCTGCTTGAGCGCGTTGTCCCAGCCCTTCCTTTCGACCGCTGATTTTGTCATCAGCCTCCTCATGGCCGCGTTGAGGTCGTCGAGGCTGGCAGCCGCCATTCCCACTTTGTCCACCGTGGAGACGAAGTCAGGATCGTTAATCTTGATCTTAAAGCCGTTCTTGTTGAGGAAGACAAGGCCCGCCACCAGGGCGGTCCTCTTGTTCCCAGCGTGGAAGTGCTGGCCGCTCGCGATCTTGAAGACAAGGAGGGAGGCCTTCTCCGGGACAGCTTCCTCGAAATCCTGGTTGTCCGCCCGGGAGGCGACCTCCTGGAGCAACTCCTCGAGCTTCTCCCCGTCTGCCTGGGTGTACTCGTGGGGCTCCCGAGTGAGCAGGACCACTTCCTTGTTTGCTTCGACAAGGGTTGGGAAGTCCATGTGATGGATGGGTTTTTTCGCCACGGGCAATCGCGCCAACCTCTTGCATTTAACCGATTGAGAGGAACCAAGCGTCGGGTTCCGCAAAGTCTTTAGGAGCAAACGAAGGTCGGTGTTTGGTTGCAGCCTCCCGTCTCTGACCTCGTCGAGGAATCAACCCGGATCCTCTCGGCGGCATCCGATTCGGGGGTCACGCTCAAAGGAAGGCTGCGGCAATCGACGCGTCCAGTGCGCCCGCGGCGCTCACTATCTCGTTTGCAGTGATCAACAGGGGGGGCTGAACACGGAGGACGTTCTTGTGGATGCCGCCGACGCCTATGAGAAAACCGCGTTTCATCATCTCCGCTTTGACCGCCGCTGCCTGCTTCTTCGCTGGCGTCTTCTTCGAGTCGGTGACGAGCTCGACCCCAATCATAAGCCCCTTCCCTCTAACCTCCCCGACCTGGACCCGCTTCGTGGCGACCTCCCCCAGCAGCTTCATTATTTGAGACCCTCTCCGGGCTGAGTTCAGGACGAGGCGCTCCCTCTTCATGACTCCGAGGGCCGCCAGGCCCGCGGCGCAGCAGACTGGGTTGCCACCGAAGGTCGAGAAGTGGTCCCCAGGGTCCATCGATCCGGAGACTTCGCTGGTAGCGAGAATCGCTGCCAGGGGGAGGCCCCCTCCTAGCCCCTTCGCTAGGGCCATGATGTCGGGCTTCAACCCCCAGTGTTCGCTCGCGAACATCTTCCCGGTGCGACCTATCCCGGTCTGGACCTCGTCGGCGATGAATGCGATGCCCCTCTCTTTGCATATGCGGAGCACAGCGGGGAGGTAGTTGTCTGGGGGAACGATGATTCCGCCTTCGCCGAGGATGGGTTCGATGATCATTGCGGAGACGTCTCCCGGCAGATAGGAATCGAGGATCTCGGACAAGGTGTCCGCGCTTCGCCTCCCGAACTCGTCAGGAGAGAGGCCGGAGCCGTATCTGTAGTGGTAGGGCGGCGGCACGTGGACGACACCAGGGTAGCTTGCGAAATTGCCGAGTTTCTCCTTGTACTTGTGCTGGCCGGTCAGGGTGAGCGAAAGGCCGAGGCGCCCGTGGAAGGACCCCTGCAGGGCGATTAGGACCATCCCGCTGTTCCCTCTAACTGTGGCCAGCTTCTTGGCGAACTTCACGCTCCCCTCGACCGCCTCGGCGCCGCTGTTCGCGAAGAAACACCTCTCAAGGCCCCTGGGTGCAATCCGGCAGAGCTCGGCTGCCAGGAGCGGGGAGATGTCGTTGTGGTAGGTGCCGGAGACGTGTATGTATCGGCGGGCCTGTTTTGAAATTGCCTTCACGACTTCGGGGTGGGCGTGGCCTACGTTGGCCACCGCGATCCCCGAGAAGAGGTCGGTGTATCGTTTGCCTGAGACGTCCCAGACATGGGTCCCTCGAGCCCTGGCGACAACCACGTCCTCCTGGGCGGGGATGCCGATGGAATGCGACTCTTCGAGGTTTACCAGAGACTCGCGTCTCACAGCGACGAGATGCAGTCCCTGCGGTAGTTAAGCTTGAAAGTAAAACGGCTGGAGAAGCTTTTGTCTATTCTGGGGGGATTTCCTTGAACGTCATGTCGTAGGGAATTCCGCCCTTGGACCTGTACCACCGCACTAGGAAGTAGTACCCGATCGCAAGGAGGAACCCTAGGACGAGGGGGCCGATGAACCAGTTGAAGTCGCACCCGACCGCTCCGCGGCCCGGACAACCGAGGGTGTAGAAGGTCTGGTTGTAGGTGTACTCGCCTATGGTGGCTAGACCGTAGACCAAAGACACTACAGTGAAGGACCAACCACAGGGCATTGGGTAACGTAAAATAACACGTCGTCGAAGGAATACCAACTTGCCCTCCGATAAGGACCAGGTCGGATACGTCATGTCGAAGAAGGTGGTGACAGTGACCCAGGACGCACCAATCGCCTCAGTGCTGAAGCTCATGGTGAAACATGGGATAGGTTCGGTCGTCGTCCTAGAGGGGGGAAAGCCAGTCGGGATGATCACGGAAAGGGACTTCGTCAACCAGATCTCGGAGCATGGAGCCAGGGCCCTGGAAGGAAGGGTCAGCCGGGTCGCCTCTCGGCCGCTGGTATCGGTCGGCCCGAAAACCGAGATTTGGGAGGCCTTCACCATCATGCTGCGCAAGAAGATCAGGCGCTTGGCAGTCATGAAGGATGAGAGGCTCGTAGGAATTGTGACAGAGAGAGACCTCTTCAGGTGGGTTGTGATGGTGGCCTACGAACCGAACATCCCTGCGGAAATCAGCAAGCTGATCGCCCAGAACCCCTGAGATAAACCTGGGAACCGTTCGTTTCTAGGCTACCCGGACGTGAACTGGTAGGATTCCATCTTGTCGTCCTTCAGGTTGATTATTACCCCACGGAGCGTCCCTTCGGTGTATTCGCTTCCGGGGTTGAAGCACATGGTCCTTCCCAGCTTGTAGAAGCACCTCGATTCGTGCACATGGCCGTGGAGGCTCAGTAGAGGCTGGTACTTTTCCAGGATGTTGAAGACGGCGTGACTGCCTATGGGGCCTTCGATTGGCTGGCCGTAGTGCTGGTACTTCAGGTCCTTGTTGAGCCAGATTGCCAGGTCCATCCCGGTGTCGAAGGGAGGGACGTGTATCGTGAATATCGCTTTCCTGCAGTTCGCCACCTTGGATACGATCTTCTCCAGCGCGACTTCGAGCTCCTCCTCCGAAAGGTCTCGGGGCAGGTTCCAAGGGGTCATGTTCGAGTAGCCAGACGCAGCCATTTCGTATCCGAGTACGTCTGCAATCTCTCCTTCGCAGTAGCTGACGTGGGCTGTGCCGTGCGACCTCATGAAGTCGTCAACTGCGAAGGGGTCGTCGTTCCCGCCGGTTATGAAGAGCGGTATGCCGCTCTTGGCCAGCTCCTCCTCCGCGCGGTCGACCCATCGTTCGAGCACCTCGAGCATCTTCTCAAGGAAGATCTTGTCGACCTTGCCCTTGTCGCTCTTCAGCTCTTCGTACTCCGACCTGGTGGTCGTGTAGACGTAGTATCCCGCTGTCCTGACCGTCTCTTCCATTGCTTTCATCTCGGCGTCGTCTTTGAGATGGACAGGGTTGCCCTGGAAATCCGTGAAGTACGACCCGTCTGATTCTCTTATGAAAGGGGCCAGGAATTTCCCGGTGAGGTCTCCTCCCAGAATGAGCGCGTCGGCCTTATAGTACTCCGCGGCCCTGAGGAATTTGCTGAAAGTCCGCTCGGAAGAATGGACGTCTGTGGCGAAGAAGAGCCTCTTTCGAGGAGCGGTTCCTTGAGGTGCCATCAGTACTCATCCGGTTCCATGCTGCATTGTGGGTGGTAGGGTCTCTTCCCAGTTGAGCGTGTCAGAGCGGCGGAACTTCCCTGAAAGCGAGTTCGACGTCGACCCCCTTTCCTCTCAGGTAGTACTTGTTCCCGAACCAGTACGCCCCCAGGCCCACGATGAGGACGCCCATCATGTACAGACTTGCCGTCGAGTTGATGAACAGATTCGCGACCGTGAGCTCGTAGTAGATCAGAGTCCCCTGAAGTGCGAGGCCCGCGATGCCACCGAGAACTATGGCCGGAACCCCGGCGATTACCCACCTCTTCGCCGGAGAGGTCTCCCAGACCGCCTTCATCCTCTTGCGGTACGGAAACAGTATCGCGGCCAGCATTGTGAAGAATTGGAAGAAGCTTGCCGCAAGGGAAGTGTACAAAGTGTAGTAATAGGCTTGGCCTACGAAGTTGTAGAGATACCCGACGATAATCCCCATGACCAGGTAGGTTATCCCGACGTTGACCAGCTGTCTGAAGCGCCTGCCTATCCTACCGAACCATTCAGGCCAGACCCTGTCCAGGCTCGCGGCGAGCATTATCCTCGAACCGCCGACGTAGTTAACCCAGCACTCCCAGATTCCGATGGCGAGCACCCCAAGGCCCACAAGGATTGCTGGAACTGCGCCAAGAGATGAAACAAAGTTCGTGTACCAGGGGTATATCGGAAATGAAATCAGACCGTTGAAGGCCGCATACCCCGCCGCTCCCAGGAAGTTCTTTCCTACAAGGTTGACGAGTT
This portion of the Nitrososphaerota archaeon genome encodes:
- a CDS encoding aspartate aminotransferase family protein, with protein sequence MRRESLVNLEESHSIGIPAQEDVVVARARGTHVWDVSGKRYTDLFSGIAVANVGHAHPEVVKAISKQARRYIHVSGTYHNDISPLLAAELCRIAPRGLERCFFANSGAEAVEGSVKFAKKLATVRGNSGMVLIALQGSFHGRLGLSLTLTGQHKYKEKLGNFASYPGVVHVPPPYHYRYGSGLSPDEFGRRSADTLSEILDSYLPGDVSAMIIEPILGEGGIIVPPDNYLPAVLRICKERGIAFIADEVQTGIGRTGKMFASEHWGLKPDIMALAKGLGGGLPLAAILATSEVSGSMDPGDHFSTFGGNPVCCAAGLAALGVMKRERLVLNSARRGSQIMKLLGEVATKRVQVGEVRGKGLMIGVELVTDSKKTPAKKQAAAVKAEMMKRGFLIGVGGIHKNVLRVQPPLLITANEIVSAAGALDASIAAAFL
- a CDS encoding NADH-quinone oxidoreductase subunit H, whose product is MNPLQVVQLLLFPGLTFFVWLAFLFEWLERKTVARMQGRVGPLVAGPFGIFQPVADFFKLAAKEEIIPAEADEFVLRWGPSIYFAAPAIGIVFVPVLGYQAVLYHPLDLLFILFVLSLSTLMATMLGYASAGRYSTIAIGRLVVQYTSYEVPLILSMITPAILARSLSIQGIASAQASLWYVFLAPVAFGVFILSSLAELEKPPFDIPSAKTEIVGGWMTEFSGNTLAYVKLTKSLSYVFLSALAVSLFLGGPGGPVLSADPTVQSFWYTVYFLAKLFAVGFLIFAIRTALARIRIDQAARVFWTILTPLALAQLALAILVSFR
- a CDS encoding 4Fe-4S binding protein; its protein translation is MSRMKVGKALGEMFRTALEKPVTEEYPFGDKVVTQRFRGKLDIDPVKCTGCSICEIVCPAQVITMVPVGKKKIGEREVDIRRPSFDLYTCISCGQCVDDCRFGALSLTHNFELSVFKKESLVMKKALTLG
- a CDS encoding nickel-dependent hydrogenase large subunit, which encodes MSEGNPPAQRKETSAGLMEYSPESMMPFGPVHPSLKEPEYFKLILEGERIVGVIPRIGYVHRGIERAAQERTWVKNIYLFERICGICSFAHSLGYTQGVEALTQFEVPKRAKYIRVIVAELERIHSHLLWLGLVGHWAGIDTLFMWVWKDREHVLDLTEAITGNRVHKSYSTFGGVRMDLPDGIADKLRTELRYIERRVDYYTELVQTEETLAVRTRGVGKITQDAARRLSPVGPLLRCTGISRDVRVEDPYAAYDEVVPRVQTDSAGDIASLLTLRLREVRESCRLVMEAMEKLPSGPFKVSIPRAVPRGESTLHVEAPRGELFYFVRSGGGSGPERVKIRTPTMANLLTATEMLKGQTLADVPVVLTGMDPCFGCMDRVSVLDVGKGKEWSVGGEELRNYGIEYYRRMKG
- a CDS encoding CBS domain-containing protein, with amino-acid sequence MPSDKDQVGYVMSKKVVTVTQDAPIASVLKLMVKHGIGSVVVLEGGKPVGMITERDFVNQISEHGARALEGRVSRVASRPLVSVGPKTEIWEAFTIMLRKKIRRLAVMKDERLVGIVTERDLFRWVVMVAYEPNIPAEISKLIAQNP
- a CDS encoding Fic family protein, producing MAKKPIHHMDFPTLVEANKEVVLLTREPHEYTQADGEKLEELLQEVASRADNQDFEEAVPEKASLLVFKIASGQHFHAGNKRTALVAGLVFLNKNGFKIKINDPDFVSTVDKVGMAAASLDDLNAAMRRLMTKSAVERKGWDNALKQTVEANKKFLTDLGS
- a CDS encoding hydrogenase maturation nickel metallochaperone HypA, which codes for MHEYVFADKILQSVLEETRGRKRGPLVIRVEVGEMLGLTRESLTSAFAVLSKGTRVETAKLQVRFTKGSVECPRCGFTGRLKLERHEHGIDPAFACPDCGSSLRVQEGLEAKLIAVE
- a CDS encoding NADH-quinone oxidoreductase subunit C, with the protein product MPGDPMAAIAARLGGKIVEERRTTTINVSPERVREACLAVSSVPGLYHLSTITGIDEGETIALLYQFWQGRKFAVVRTSVPKTQAKLASVSSDLPSAVLYEAEIQDLLGVAFEGNPYLGKRLLLPDNYPADAPPPLRREANPEKIRRMMGLE
- a CDS encoding hydrogenase maturation protease; the protein is MMGNDDGWLLQLSEMLDGSKKVNLVGIGNPIKQDDAVGLRVVSELLRILGPSPGPTIQIHQPSMSPERVLSALASKGERIVIFDAVEAGRKAGAIICASLNDTKFGFFATHNIPLRLIPGLAERTSDTFVVGIQSGLVDVGESLSDPVESSSKRLIAAVAGIARKAK
- a CDS encoding metallophosphoesterase, translated to MAPQGTAPRKRLFFATDVHSSERTFSKFLRAAEYYKADALILGGDLTGKFLAPFIRESDGSYFTDFQGNPVHLKDDAEMKAMEETVRTAGYYVYTTTRSEYEELKSDKGKVDKIFLEKMLEVLERWVDRAEEELAKSGIPLFITGGNDDPFAVDDFMRSHGTAHVSYCEGEIADVLGYEMAASGYSNMTPWNLPRDLSEEELEVALEKIVSKVANCRKAIFTIHVPPFDTGMDLAIWLNKDLKYQHYGQPIEGPIGSHAVFNILEKYQPLLSLHGHVHESRCFYKLGRTMCFNPGSEYTEGTLRGVIINLKDDKMESYQFTSG
- a CDS encoding NADH-quinone oxidoreductase subunit B family protein — protein: MASFRSGLTQWARKRSIWVFHVNAASCNGCDIEILASLTPRYDAERLGVELVPSPRHADVLLVTGTLNPLMKDRLKTVYDQMPEPKHVVAIGACALGGGVMKDCYNVGNGIDSAVPVDLYIPGCPPRPEAIIYGIMKLVLGGPADEVEGGIEIAR